A window from Pangasianodon hypophthalmus isolate fPanHyp1 chromosome 4, fPanHyp1.pri, whole genome shotgun sequence encodes these proteins:
- the LOC117597057 gene encoding carcinoembryonic antigen-related cell adhesion molecule 5-like, protein MQEFIIRSVTDSDSGDYTCRRQSSDSQRSEISDAVTLTVSAKPKPTVRVNPQSSVYTGDTITLSCELQQSTGWKFLWYKNNQQLQLLNSEQAHTQVTVDNAGETVYQCQARRTNYYYYTYYYDYYTELSDPVKITARERPRAVLSVSPQSWLTEGDSVTLSCEVTDSSTDWTFSWYTTVPYRDGLTQIKHNRGYSMYVELLSDSSRGSGGSYTLNPAALNHTGVYMCRGERGEPAVHTQYSNPQPLWITGESPPVSLIINPSRTQHFTNDSLSLSCEDQSNSTGWTVRRYTHSEGVLDCSRWGSVTGSTCNISFLSTSHTGVYWCESESGENSNPFNITVHDGDVILESPVHPVTEGHPLTLRCLYRNTNSSNLRADFYKDGSVLQTQTTGEMIIRTVSKSDEGFYHCKHPERGESLKSWLSVRGEKSFKYSFKYKRVLNSVALHNVSYSP, encoded by the exons CAAAACCCAAACCGACTGTGAGAGTGAATCCTCAGAGCTCCGTCTACACTGGAGACACCATCACTCTGAGCTGTGAGCTGCAGCAGTCGACTGGATGGAAGTTTCTCTGGtacaaaaataatcagcagtTACAGCTTCTGAACAgtgaacaagcacacacacaagtgacaGTCGATAATGCAGGAGAAACAGTGTACCAGTGTCAGGCACGCAGGacaaactactactactacacctATTACTATGACTACTACACAGAGCTCAGTGATCCTGTCAAGATTACAGCGAGAG AGAGACCACGGGCAGTACTGAGTGTATCTCCACAGAGCTGGCTGACTGAAGGAGACTCAGTGACTCTAAGCTGTGAGGTTACAGACTCCTCTACAGACTGGACATTCAGCTGGTACACAACTGTTCCCTACAGAGATGGCTTAActcaaataaaacataatcGTGGCTATAGCATGTATGTGGAGCTCctctcagacagcagcagaggatcTGGAGGCTCCTACACTCTCAATCCTGCTGCTCTGAATCACACAGGAGTTTATAtgtgcagaggagagagaggagaaccaGCCgttcacacacagtacagcaatCCACAGCCACTATGGATCACTG gtgaatctcctccagtctctctgatcatcaatcccagcagaactcaacactttactaatgactctctctcactgagctgtGAGGACCAGAGTAACTCTACTGGATGGACAGTGAgacgatacacacacagtgagggagtgttagaTTGTTCACGGTGGGGATCAGTTACAGGATCTACATGTAACATCAGCTTCCTCTCCACATCCCACACTGGAGTTTACTGGTGTGAGTCTGAATCTGGAGAAAACAGTAATCCTTTCAACATCACAGTGCATG ATGGTGATGTGATCCTGGAGAGTCCTGTCCATCCTGTGACTGAGGGACATCCTCTGACTCTACGCTGTTTATATCGCAACACAAATTCCTCAAACCTCCGAGCTGATTTCTATAAAGATGGATCAGTTCTCCAGACACAGACTACAGGAGAGATGATCATCCGAACTGTCTCAAAGTCAGATGAaggtttctaccactgtaaacacccagagagaggagagtcactgaaaaGCTGGCTCTCAGTCAGAGGtgagaaatcatttaaatattcatttaaatacaaacgTGTCTTGAACTCAGTAGCTTTACATAATGTAAGCTATAGTCCTTAG